The following coding sequences lie in one Rutidosis leptorrhynchoides isolate AG116_Rl617_1_P2 chromosome 4, CSIRO_AGI_Rlap_v1, whole genome shotgun sequence genomic window:
- the LOC139844614 gene encoding pectinesterase-like, with product MSMSINLYDYGSAFTFLHVLVIMFISFGIVHGDNPTTTFSVCSRAPYPKICTYLIGKTSIETPFDIRRTTLESTLAQAEKAYEHVSSMDLSSFEPRAKSAWADCLELYEDSLYQLNRSLGSTDSNDIQTWLSSVSTNHVTCQNGFHDFNLSSHYQTFHDSSLSGFSKYVSNSLAINKAITPILTINPKQIKGRKLMMSTNNKFPTWLSKNDRKLLATPSSATSADIVVAQDGSGNYKTISEAISAVSKLRKGSSRFTIHVKAGVYKENVEISKTINNLMIFGDGIGSTVVTSSKNVQDGTTTFRSATFAVSGSGVIIKDMSFENTAGPAKHQAVAFRSGSDLSVVYNCAFKGYQDTLYVYSGRQFYRNCLIYGTEDFIFGNAAVVVQSCNIYVRKPLSGQKNTITAQSRTDPNQNTGIVVHNSAIQADSDLKGSIGSVQSFLGRPWMQYSRTVFMKCSIDGLIDPAGWLQWSGSFALSTLYYGEYSNTGAGAGTGGRVKWPGYHVITSASEASKFTVGAFLDGDSWISGTGLPYTSGL from the exons ATGTCTATGTCCATCAACTTATACGACTATGGTTCTGCTTTCACTTTTCTTCATGTTCTTGTAATCATGTTCATTTCTTTTGGAATTGTTCATGGTGACAATCCAACCACCACATTTTCGGTATGCAGTCGAGCCCCATATCCCAAAATTTGCACTTATTTGATTGGAAAGACTAGTATAGAAACACCATTTGATATTCGTCGAACGACCCTTGAGTCCACTTTGGCTCAAGCCGAAAAAGCCTACGAGCATGTTTCATCTATGGACTTGAGTTCTTTCGAACCAAGGGCCAAATCGGCTTGGGCTGATTGTTTGGAGCTTTATGAAGACTCATTGTATCAACTAAATCGTTCATTAGGTTCGACCGATAGTAACGATATCCAAACATGGCTTAGTTCGGTCTCTACCAATCATGTAACATGTCAAAATGGTTTTCATGACTTTAACTTGTCTTCTCAttatcaaacttttcatgattcctcTTTAAGTGGCTTTTCAAAGTATGTTAGTAACTCTCTTGCAATAAACAAAGCCATAACTCCAATATTAACAATAAATCCTAAACAAATCAAAGGGAGAAAACTCATGATGTCAACAAATAATAAGTTTCCAACATGGTTGTCAAAAAATGATAGAAAGCTTCTTGCAACACCCTCAAGTGCCACGTCAGCCGATATCGTGGTTGCTCAAGATGGTTCAGGTAACTATAAGACGATATCCGAGGCCATTTCCGCCGTGTCTAAGCTTAGAAAAGGAAGCTCGAGATTCACGATACACGTGAAAGCGGGTGTATACAAGGAAAATGTCGAAATTTCGAAAACGATTAATAATTTGATGATTTTTGGAGATGGTATTGGTTCTACGGTTGTTACTAGTAGCAAAAATGTGCAAGATGGAACTACAACATTCCGGTCAGCAACTTTTG CGGTATCAGGATCAGGGGTGATCATTAAAGACATGTCATTTGAGAACACTGCCGGGCCCGCAAAGCACCAAGCAGTGGCCTTTCGGTCCGGGTCAGACCTTTCAGTCGTATACAATTGTGCTTTCAAGGGTTATCAAGACACATTATACGTATACTCTGGTCGACAATTTTATCGCAATTGTTTGATATATGGAACAGAAGACTTCATATTTGGTAACGCAGCTGTAGTTGTCCAAAGTTGTAACATATACGTCCGAAAGCCACTGAGTGGTCAAAAGAACACGATCACAGCCCAATCCCGAACTGACCCAAACCAAAACACCGGCATCGTAGTTCATAATTCGGCCATTCAGGCCGATTCTGATTTGAAAGGGTCGATTGGTTCTGTCCAGAGTTTTCTTGGTAGGCCATGGATGCAATACTCGAGAACGGTTTTTATGAAGTGTTCGATTGATGGATTAATTGATCCGGCCGGTTGGCTACAATGGAGTGGTAGTTTTGCGTTAAGTACGTTATATTATGGTGAATATTCAAATACCGGAGCTGGAGCTGGAACTGGAGGTAGAGTGAAGTGGCCGGGGTACCACGTTATAACGAGTGCCAGCGAGGCGAGTAAGTTTACGGTTGGTGCTTTCTTAGATGGTGACTCGTGGATTTCAGGGACAGGGCTGCCGTATACTTCGGGGCTATGA